DNA from Halomonas sp. GFAJ-1:
TACATGTGTTGGGTTGCCACTGGAGCCAGGGCCTGCATTAGCCGCGGCGTTGACGCTTTCAGCGTCGCCCATTGACGTGGTGCGCGTAACAGCAGAAGCGCAAGGCGAGGAGTTCACCAGCTACTATGTCAACATGACGACAGGTGGCTTCGGAGCTGAAATTACCTCATCCACCCCTAAAACGCTAAAGCGCATGCTGGGTGGGGGGGCTTATTCGTTGATGGGCGCACTGAAGGCATGGCGGCACCAAAGCTATCGCGGCACGCTGCACTGGGGCGATGAGGAGCGCAGTGCTGAATTACTGCTATTAGCACTAGGTAACGGGCGCCAGTCGGGTGGAGGACAAGTATTAGCCCCCAGCGCCAAGTTAGATGACGGCCGCTTAGATGTGCTGGTGGTTAAGGATTTCACTTCTGTTTTAGAACTGCCAACGTTAATCAGCGAGTTGCAGCAGTTCCCTAAAGAGGGTCGCTATGTGAGCTACTTCACCGTCAGCCAGCTAACGGTGACCACCCAACAAGATGATCCTCCCTGGCCGTTAACGCTGGATGGAGAAGCGCGGCATTATGACCGATTCTGCGTTGAGATTGTGCCACTGGCATTGAAGGTGCTGCTACCTGATGAGTGCCCGCTATTGGCAGCGAATGATCGATGCTAAAGGCGGCTGCTATTTTTAGCGGCTGCTACAATTTTAAAATATAGCCACCTGAGGAGAATGGTTCGATGGTAAATCGTTTATGGATACCTGCGCTTGCTGCCCTAGCACTGCTGCTAAGTGCCTGTGGTGAAAGCCAGGAAGAGCCTACTGTCGCCCCTGAAGAGAGTGCATCATCAGTATCGGATGATGAGGTGGTTCAACAAGAGGATGCGCCTGCAGCAGCAGAGAATGCCGCAGAAATGCCCGATCCTGAAGAAATTGAGGATGATGTAGAAGCGCGTCAAGCCGCTGAAGAGCTTGAGCAGGCCGAAGCGTTACGCGCTGAAGGCGAAGATGAGTTGGATGAAGAGCAGCCCCAAGGCGCTGAAGAGATACAGGCTGGAGAAGACACCTTAGCTGCAGACCCAGAAGATGCATTAGATGAAGCAAGCGCAATGCCTGGGGAAACAACACGTTCAGATGTCGATGATGTTATTGCTGAAACAGAGCGCCGTTTTGAAGAGGCCCAGCGCCGCTTGGAGCAACAGTTCCAGGAAGTAGAGCAGCAGTCCACTGCTCTGGAGCCGATGGAGAGTGACGATTTTTCCTCAAGCTGGGAAACGGAGAGCAGTTTGCCAGAGAGCCCTCGTTTAGAGGATGACCTGGAAGCTACCGATGTTGATGCGCTAATCGAAGATACTGAGCGTCGTTTTGAAGAAGCTCAGCAGCGATTAAACGAGCAGTTTGAAGAGATTGAACGGGAACGTACCAATGGTGCAGGTATCGATGGCTTAGAACCTTACAGTTCTGAAATGGATAGTTCAGAGGGGGCTAATAGCCAAGAAGATGGCTCAGAAGAAGCGGACACAGAAGAAAACGCTGATGATACAGAGGTAGAGCTTGAGAGCTTAAACGCCACTCAATAAGCCCTCACGCGTGAGTTTACCCACAAAAAAGGCCCGCACTTCGGGCCTTAGGGATATGCGTAGTTGGCGCTGTTTTGACTGCTTTAAGACGGGGTGTTGTTGGTCACTCCACCGTCGCCAATTGTTAATGGCTAGGCTAGGCGGATGTTTGATGCCTGAAGGCCTTTTTTACCCTGGGTGACGTCAAAGCTAACCTTTTGACCATCAGGCAGGGTCTTAAAACCCTCCGCTTGGATTTCAGAAAAGTGTGCGAATAGATCATCGCCACCGTCATCAGGTGCGATGAAGCCATAACCTTTGGTGTCGTTAAACCACTTGACAGTGCCAGTTGCCATTGTTCATATCCTTAACATGCTTAGTGAAGTAACGAGCAGGGTGATTGTGTGCTCGCCAAAATCACTTTAGAAGCAAAAAAACAGCGCGTCCAGCGACGAATGAGCAACGCTTTTTAACCTATTGGGCTTATATGATGGTGCAAATCACCTTTTTAGATGGGCAATTTATTTCTTTTTTGATTGCGATTACGCTGCTTTCAATAAGTCCTGGAGTGGATACTCTGCTGGTAATACGTAATACCGCTCGCGGTGGCGTTCGAGATGGCGTAGTAACGAGTATCGCTATTTGTTGCGGGCTATTTGTGCATGCCACTATTTCAGCGCTGGGTATCTCTTTAATTCTGCTGCAGTCAGCATGGGCTTTTCATCTGCTTAAGCTTGCCGGGGCGGCTTACTTGATTTGGCTTGGTGTGGCTAGCCTGCTGGCGGCTCGCCGAGGTACCGCATTGCCCGTCCAAAGTGTTTTGCAAACCGCATCGCCAGTATCTATCTGGCAACCGGTTAAAGAAGGGTTGCTCTCTAACGTACTTAACCCCAAAACGGTCGTGTTCTATATGGCTTTTTTGCCACAGTTTATCGCGCCAACAGACCCTGCTTTATTAAAGTCGCTGTG
Protein-coding regions in this window:
- a CDS encoding cold-shock protein, which translates into the protein MATGTVKWFNDTKGYGFIAPDDGGDDLFAHFSEIQAEGFKTLPDGQKVSFDVTQGKKGLQASNIRLA
- a CDS encoding lipid kinase YegS, with translation MDDSQQRYLLIINGKSAGNPELREAVEEQREAGKQIIVRSTWEGGDAATFAAQAVELGATCVVACGGDGTVSEVVNGLMQLAHDQRPAMGIVPLGSANDFATCVGLPLEPGPALAAALTLSASPIDVVRVTAEAQGEEFTSYYVNMTTGGFGAEITSSTPKTLKRMLGGGAYSLMGALKAWRHQSYRGTLHWGDEERSAELLLLALGNGRQSGGGQVLAPSAKLDDGRLDVLVVKDFTSVLELPTLISELQQFPKEGRYVSYFTVSQLTVTTQQDDPPWPLTLDGEARHYDRFCVEIVPLALKVLLPDECPLLAANDRC
- a CDS encoding threonine transporter RhtB, translated to MVQITFLDGQFISFLIAITLLSISPGVDTLLVIRNTARGGVRDGVVTSIAICCGLFVHATISALGISLILLQSAWAFHLLKLAGAAYLIWLGVASLLAARRGTALPVQSVLQTASPVSIWQPVKEGLLSNVLNPKTVVFYMAFLPQFIAPTDPALLKSLWLAGVHFVIANIWQISVVLMVGGASKWLASARFAQTLNAATGAVLIMFGVRLALEQRPV